The following proteins come from a genomic window of Sphingobium cloacae:
- a CDS encoding fructose bisphosphate aldolase: MLDQEMTKKIADGNGFIAALDQSGGSTPKALKGYGVEEDAWTTEEEMFGLIHDMRSRIITSPAFTGDKVLGAILFERTMDGQAGGKPVPQALVERGVVPFIKIDKGLEDEANGVQLMKPMPELDALLKRAKALGVYGTKERSVINLANREGIAAIVKQQFEVGQQVLAAGLMPIIEPEVNIKSPERAEADQILLEEILKNLDALPGDDKVMLKLSLPARSGLFDPLVDHPRVLRVVALSGGFKRPEACVELAKNRGIIASFSRALLEDLRHQMSDEQFNASLGGAIDEIYNASTAKTPVAA, from the coding sequence ATGCTGGATCAGGAAATGACCAAGAAGATCGCGGACGGCAACGGCTTCATCGCCGCGCTGGACCAGAGCGGCGGCTCCACGCCCAAGGCGCTCAAGGGCTATGGCGTCGAGGAAGATGCGTGGACGACGGAAGAGGAGATGTTCGGCCTGATCCATGACATGCGCAGCCGCATCATCACCTCGCCCGCCTTCACCGGCGACAAGGTGCTGGGCGCGATCCTGTTCGAGCGCACCATGGACGGGCAGGCGGGCGGCAAGCCCGTGCCGCAGGCGCTGGTCGAGCGCGGCGTCGTCCCCTTCATCAAGATCGACAAGGGGCTTGAGGACGAGGCGAACGGCGTCCAGTTGATGAAGCCGATGCCGGAACTGGACGCGCTGCTGAAGCGCGCCAAGGCGCTGGGCGTCTACGGCACCAAGGAACGCTCGGTCATCAACCTCGCCAATCGCGAGGGCATCGCCGCCATCGTCAAGCAGCAGTTCGAGGTGGGGCAGCAGGTGCTCGCCGCTGGCCTCATGCCGATCATCGAGCCGGAAGTGAACATCAAGTCGCCCGAACGCGCCGAAGCAGACCAGATATTGCTGGAGGAAATCCTCAAGAATCTGGACGCGCTGCCGGGCGACGACAAGGTGATGCTGAAGCTCTCCTTGCCTGCCCGGTCCGGCCTGTTCGATCCGCTGGTCGACCATCCCCGCGTGCTGCGCGTGGTGGCGCTGTCGGGCGGTTTCAAGCGGCCGGAAGCCTGCGTCGAGCTCGCCAAGAATCGCGGCATCATCGCCAGCTTCTCGCGCGCGTTGCTGGAAGACCTGCGCCATCAGATGAGCGACGAGCAATTCAACGCCTCGCTGGGCGGCGCTATCGATGAGATCTACAACGCCTCGACCGCCAAGACGCCGGTCGCGGCCTGA
- a CDS encoding DUF2842 domain-containing protein, with translation MKPYEPSWRKPAGMFIILGLILLWAVLVASLSGLIGRLPIIVQVPVYVFLGLIWIWVLPLKRLLAWMETGRWRRG, from the coding sequence GTGAAGCCCTATGAACCGAGCTGGCGCAAGCCCGCGGGCATGTTCATCATCCTGGGCCTCATCCTGCTCTGGGCGGTGCTGGTGGCCAGCCTTTCAGGGCTGATCGGACGGCTGCCGATAATCGTTCAGGTCCCGGTCTATGTCTTCCTCGGCCTCATCTGGATCTGGGTGCTGCCCCTGAAGCGCCTGCTCGCCTGGATGGAGACCGGACGCTGGCGGCGCGGATAA
- a CDS encoding 5-formyltetrahydrofolate cyclo-ligase, which produces MSDDPRDISDKAALRILARQRRRAFMAGLDPLAHRLAFKALPSPLAKRLESARTVALYIGIEDEAPAQRLAAKLIDMGKAVALPRVIDRLGSMEFLLWHPDAPLLPGPFRTRHPERGEGPVSPDAIVAPLLGFDRAMNRLGQGGGYYDRAFARHPDALRVGLAWSAQEQETIPADPWDLPLHMILTEVELIEGTEP; this is translated from the coding sequence ATGAGCGACGATCCCCGCGACATATCGGACAAGGCCGCCCTGCGTATCCTCGCGCGGCAGCGGCGGCGCGCCTTCATGGCGGGGCTGGACCCGCTGGCGCACCGGCTGGCGTTCAAGGCGCTGCCTTCCCCGCTGGCAAAGCGGCTGGAAAGTGCGCGGACGGTGGCTCTTTATATCGGGATCGAGGATGAAGCGCCCGCCCAGCGCCTCGCCGCGAAACTGATCGACATGGGCAAGGCCGTCGCCCTCCCCCGCGTCATCGACCGGCTGGGAAGCATGGAGTTCCTGCTCTGGCATCCCGACGCGCCGCTGCTTCCCGGCCCCTTCCGCACCCGCCATCCCGAACGGGGCGAAGGTCCGGTCAGCCCCGACGCCATCGTAGCGCCGCTGCTGGGCTTCGACCGGGCGATGAACCGGCTGGGGCAGGGCGGCGGCTATTATGACCGCGCCTTCGCGCGCCATCCGGACGCGCTGCGTGTGGGGCTGGCATGGTCGGCGCAGGAGCAGGAGACGATCCCGGCCGATCCGTGGGACCTGCCGCTGCACATGATATTGACCGAAGTCGAACTGATCGAGGGGACTGAGCCGTGA
- a CDS encoding cell division protein ZapA, whose amino-acid sequence MAETTLHIAGRQYDLRCRDGEEAHLSHLAGLIERKARLAQQATPGLTEVRTLLFAALFLADELNDMKREVAGRQEALPLDGSEDVAVRAIEVLTARLEKLSDRLAGPVADA is encoded by the coding sequence ATGGCTGAAACCACGCTCCACATCGCCGGGCGGCAATATGACCTGCGCTGCCGGGACGGCGAGGAAGCCCATCTCTCCCATCTCGCGGGCCTGATCGAGCGCAAGGCCCGGCTGGCGCAGCAGGCGACTCCGGGGCTGACGGAGGTGCGGACATTGCTGTTCGCGGCGCTGTTCCTGGCCGACGAACTCAACGACATGAAGCGGGAAGTCGCGGGGCGGCAGGAAGCGCTGCCCCTCGACGGAAGCGAAGATGTGGCGGTGCGGGCGATAGAAGTGCTGACCGCGCGGCTCGAAAAGCTCAGCGACAGGCTTGCCGGCCCGGTCGCGGACGCCTAG
- a CDS encoding phosphoglycerate kinase produces MGDIHGKAVLVREDLNVPMQDGSVSDDTRLRAAMPTILELADRGAKVLILAHFGRPKGQKNPEFSLSKITRPLSAVLGREVQFIPDCAGQGAVDGIAVMRPGDIAILENTRFHPGEEKNDPALAEAMAAIGDLYVNDAFSAAHRAHASTEGLAHKLPAFAGRSMEKELDALQAALGEPVKPVAAVVGGAKVSTKLDVLNNLVAKVDHLIIGGGMANTFLHARGVDVGKSLCEKDLADTAEAIFEAADKAGCTIHLPYDVVVAKEFAANPPSVRTCNVHEVAADEMILDIGPAAVEALGDAIKNCRTLVWNGPLGAFEIAPFDKATVALAKTAAALTKEGQLTSVAGGGDTVAALNHAGVAGDFSFVSTAGGAFLEWMEGKELPGVKALMA; encoded by the coding sequence ATGGGCGACATCCACGGCAAGGCCGTGCTGGTGCGCGAGGATCTGAACGTGCCGATGCAGGACGGTTCGGTCAGCGACGACACTCGCCTGCGCGCCGCGATGCCGACCATCCTCGAGCTGGCGGACCGGGGCGCGAAGGTGCTCATCCTCGCCCATTTCGGCCGTCCCAAGGGGCAGAAGAACCCTGAATTCTCCCTCAGCAAGATCACGCGTCCGCTGTCCGCCGTGCTGGGCCGCGAAGTGCAGTTCATCCCAGATTGCGCGGGGCAGGGGGCGGTCGACGGCATCGCCGTGATGCGCCCCGGCGACATCGCCATCCTGGAAAACACCCGCTTCCATCCCGGCGAGGAAAAGAACGATCCGGCGCTGGCCGAGGCGATGGCCGCCATCGGCGACCTTTATGTGAACGACGCCTTTTCCGCCGCGCACCGCGCCCATGCGTCCACCGAGGGGCTGGCGCACAAGCTGCCTGCTTTCGCGGGCCGTTCGATGGAGAAGGAACTGGATGCGCTCCAGGCCGCGCTCGGTGAGCCGGTGAAGCCGGTGGCGGCGGTCGTCGGCGGAGCGAAGGTTTCGACCAAGCTCGACGTGCTCAACAATCTCGTCGCCAAGGTCGATCACCTCATCATCGGCGGCGGCATGGCCAACACCTTCCTCCACGCGCGCGGCGTCGATGTCGGCAAGTCGCTGTGCGAGAAGGACCTGGCGGACACCGCCGAAGCCATTTTCGAAGCCGCCGACAAGGCGGGCTGCACCATCCACCTGCCTTACGACGTGGTGGTGGCGAAGGAGTTCGCGGCCAATCCGCCCTCCGTCCGCACCTGCAACGTCCATGAGGTCGCGGCGGACGAGATGATCCTGGACATTGGCCCGGCCGCTGTCGAGGCGCTGGGCGATGCGATCAAGAATTGCCGCACGCTGGTGTGGAACGGCCCGCTCGGCGCATTCGAGATCGCGCCCTTCGACAAGGCCACCGTGGCGCTGGCGAAGACCGCCGCCGCGCTCACCAAGGAGGGCCAGTTGACGTCCGTCGCAGGCGGAGGTGATACTGTCGCAGCGCTTAACCATGCGGGGGTTGCGGGCGACTTCAGCTTCGTCTCTACCGCAGGCGGCGCCTTCCTGGAATGGATGGAAGGCAAGGAATTGCCGGGCGTCAAGGCGCTGATGGCCTGA
- the gap gene encoding type I glyceraldehyde-3-phosphate dehydrogenase: protein MATKVAINGFGRIGRLVARAILSRTDHDLELVSINDLGDAKSNALLFKRDSVHGNWAGDVTVDGDALVINGKRIAVTAERDPANLPHAAQGVDIALECTGIFADKAKASAHLKAGAKRVVISAPATGVDKTVVYGVNHDSLSADDVVISNASCTTNCLAPLAKVLNDAIGIESGFMTTIHSYTNDQNTLDQLHKDMRRARAAALSMIPTTTGAARAVGEVLPELKGKLDGSSVRVPTPNVSVVDLKVIAKRDTTVEEVNSLLKAASESGPLKGILGYSDEPLVSIDYNGDPRSSTVDSLETAVIDGKLVRVLSWYDNEWGFSNRMIDTTGVVAKFL, encoded by the coding sequence GTGGCAACCAAGGTAGCAATCAACGGTTTCGGACGCATCGGCCGCCTCGTGGCGCGCGCCATTCTTTCGCGCACCGATCATGACCTGGAACTGGTCAGCATCAACGATCTGGGCGACGCGAAGTCCAACGCCCTGCTGTTCAAGCGCGACAGCGTCCACGGCAACTGGGCTGGCGACGTGACCGTCGACGGCGACGCCCTCGTCATCAACGGCAAGCGCATCGCCGTGACCGCCGAGCGCGACCCCGCCAACCTGCCCCACGCCGCGCAGGGCGTGGACATCGCCCTCGAATGCACCGGCATCTTCGCCGACAAGGCGAAGGCGAGCGCGCATCTGAAGGCGGGCGCCAAGCGCGTCGTCATCTCCGCCCCGGCGACGGGCGTGGACAAGACGGTGGTCTATGGCGTCAACCATGACTCGCTGAGCGCCGACGATGTCGTCATCTCCAACGCGAGCTGCACCACCAACTGCCTCGCCCCACTCGCCAAGGTGTTGAACGACGCCATCGGCATCGAGAGCGGCTTCATGACGACGATCCACAGCTACACCAACGACCAGAACACGCTGGACCAGTTGCACAAGGACATGCGCCGCGCCCGCGCCGCCGCTTTGTCGATGATCCCGACCACCACGGGCGCCGCCCGCGCGGTGGGTGAGGTCCTGCCGGAACTCAAGGGCAAGCTGGACGGATCTTCGGTGCGCGTGCCGACGCCGAACGTCTCGGTCGTGGACCTGAAGGTCATCGCCAAGCGCGACACGACCGTCGAGGAAGTGAACAGCCTGCTGAAGGCCGCGTCGGAATCCGGTCCGCTCAAGGGCATCCTGGGCTATTCGGACGAGCCGCTGGTGTCGATCGACTATAATGGCGATCCGCGCAGCTCGACCGTCGACAGCCTGGAAACGGCGGTCATCGACGGCAAGCTGGTGCGCGTGCTGAGCTGGTACGACAATGAATGGGGTTTCTCGAACCGCATGATCGACACGACCGGCGTGGTCGCGAAGTTCCTTTGA
- the tkt gene encoding transketolase has protein sequence MTVSEKTLANAIRALSMDAVQAANSGHPGMPMGMADVATVLFSDYLKFDPTNPKWADRDRFVLSAGHGSMLIYSLLHLTGYARPTIEDIRHFRQLGSPCAGHPENFELAGVEATTGPLGSGLATAVGMAIAERHLNATFGDDLVDHRTWVIAGDGCLMEGINHEAIGLAGHLNLGRLIVLWDDNKITIDGAVDLSSNEDVRARYAATGWHVVSCDGHDPADVRRALDEAVADPRPSLVACSTKIGYGSPNKAGTSGVHGSALGEAEVAAAREFLGWSAEPFIIPEDIAAAWREIGAKGALVRAEWESRLASHGQKAEFERRMAGELPAGFSLDTYIDGLIAAPQKVATRKASELALGAINDLLPETVGGSADLTGSNNTKTRSTGPLTRDDYAGRYVYYGIREFGMACAMNGMALHGGVIPYGGTFLVFSDYMRAGIRLAALQQQRVIHVLTHDSIGLGEDGPTHQPIEQVMSLRMIPNLDVYRPADVVETAECWELALKDATGPSVLALTRQNLPQLRTEKADENLCARGAYRLRAAKAERKVVLIATGSEVEIAVATAEALEAQGIGADVVSMPSWAHFEAQPQSYRDDILPQGILRASIEAGTTFGWERHASLRFGIDSYGASAPAEVLYDHFGLTAAKIAPQIAAALA, from the coding sequence ATGACCGTTTCCGAAAAGACGCTCGCCAACGCCATTCGCGCCCTCTCCATGGATGCGGTTCAGGCTGCCAATAGCGGGCATCCGGGGATGCCGATGGGCATGGCCGATGTCGCCACGGTGCTCTTTTCCGATTATCTGAAATTCGATCCGACAAACCCCAAATGGGCCGACCGCGACCGTTTCGTCCTGTCGGCGGGACATGGGTCGATGCTGATCTATTCGCTGCTGCACCTGACCGGCTATGCGCGTCCGACCATTGAGGATATCCGCCACTTCCGCCAGTTGGGCAGCCCTTGCGCGGGCCATCCGGAGAATTTCGAGCTTGCCGGGGTCGAGGCGACCACCGGGCCGCTGGGGTCGGGGCTTGCCACCGCCGTGGGCATGGCGATTGCGGAGCGGCACCTCAACGCGACCTTCGGCGACGATCTGGTCGATCACCGGACCTGGGTGATCGCGGGCGACGGCTGCCTGATGGAGGGCATCAATCATGAGGCCATCGGGCTGGCGGGTCATCTGAACCTTGGCCGCCTGATCGTGCTGTGGGACGACAACAAGATCACCATCGACGGCGCGGTGGACCTGTCCTCCAACGAGGATGTGCGCGCCCGCTATGCCGCGACCGGCTGGCATGTGGTGTCGTGCGACGGCCATGATCCGGCGGACGTGCGCCGCGCCCTGGACGAGGCGGTGGCCGATCCGCGCCCCTCGCTGGTCGCCTGCTCCACCAAGATCGGCTATGGATCGCCCAACAAGGCGGGCACGTCGGGCGTCCACGGCTCCGCGCTGGGCGAGGCGGAAGTCGCCGCCGCGCGCGAATTTCTCGGCTGGAGCGCCGAACCGTTCATCATTCCCGAAGACATTGCCGCCGCGTGGCGGGAGATCGGCGCAAAGGGCGCTCTCGTTCGCGCCGAATGGGAAAGCCGCCTTGCAAGCCACGGACAAAAGGCGGAATTTGAGCGTCGCATGGCAGGTGAACTGCCCGCCGGTTTCTCGCTCGACACCTATATCGACGGCCTGATCGCCGCGCCGCAGAAGGTCGCGACCCGCAAGGCGAGCGAACTGGCGCTGGGCGCGATCAACGACCTGCTGCCCGAAACGGTGGGCGGATCGGCGGACCTCACCGGCTCCAACAACACCAAGACCAGGTCGACCGGGCCGCTGACCCGCGACGATTATGCGGGTCGCTATGTCTATTACGGCATACGCGAATTCGGCATGGCTTGCGCGATGAACGGCATGGCGCTGCACGGTGGCGTCATTCCCTATGGCGGCACATTCCTCGTCTTCTCCGATTATATGCGCGCGGGCATCCGCCTTGCCGCGCTCCAGCAGCAGCGGGTGATCCACGTTCTGACGCATGATTCCATCGGTCTTGGCGAAGACGGCCCGACGCACCAGCCGATCGAGCAGGTCATGTCGCTGCGCATGATCCCCAATCTCGACGTCTATCGCCCCGCCGATGTGGTCGAGACGGCGGAATGCTGGGAACTGGCGCTGAAGGACGCGACCGGCCCGTCGGTGTTGGCGCTGACCCGCCAGAACCTGCCGCAACTCCGCACCGAAAAGGCGGACGAAAATCTGTGCGCCAGGGGCGCATACCGCCTGCGCGCCGCCAAGGCGGAGCGCAAGGTCGTGCTGATCGCCACCGGCTCCGAAGTCGAGATCGCCGTCGCCACCGCCGAGGCGCTGGAAGCGCAGGGCATCGGCGCGGACGTGGTATCCATGCCGAGCTGGGCGCATTTCGAGGCGCAGCCGCAGTCGTACAGGGACGACATCCTGCCGCAGGGCATCCTGCGCGCCTCCATCGAGGCGGGCACGACCTTCGGCTGGGAACGCCATGCCTCGCTGCGTTTCGGTATCGACAGCTATGGCGCGTCGGCTCCGGCCGAGGTGCTCTACGACCATTTCGGCCTCACCGCCGCGAAGATCGCGCCGCAGATCGCGGCCGCGCTCGCCTGA